One Nostoc punctiforme PCC 73102 DNA window includes the following coding sequences:
- a CDS encoding glycosyltransferase, which yields MGRSTYQSNKNIGFHRRLKATIVVLLVWGGVSLLHWLPETQWLMLGLTAILTVQTLRMLVAKPDAAVMESKIYLPPVLILVPAKNESSVLANLVDSLYQLNYPSNSLDIWIVDDGSTDETPEILRELQTQFPSLQVHRRESKGGKSGALNAVFPFTQGEIILVCDADAQLPVNFLQQTVPLFQKQAIGAVQVRKTISNANTNFLTRCQQMEMCCDSFLQTHRIAIGGMSELRGNGMLVRRELLEKCQGWNENTVTDDLDLCFKLYLAGAEIEFVTVPSIQEESVTSWEKLWHQRCRWAEGGYQRYLDYFPQILTLGWAKEIDLLLFFLLQFLLPIGLIPDLLWTIFYSHHPVLFPLQTLLSIILTIAFIAGLYQFQNLRGWSLLWATIQGSFYMVHWIPVMIVTTLKMCVQKERSHWVKTEHHGRMD from the coding sequence GTGGGAAGAAGCACCTATCAGTCCAATAAAAATATTGGCTTTCATCGTCGTCTCAAAGCAACCATAGTAGTTTTATTAGTTTGGGGTGGCGTGAGTTTGCTGCACTGGCTACCAGAAACACAATGGTTGATGCTGGGATTAACGGCAATCCTGACTGTGCAAACATTACGGATGCTGGTAGCAAAACCAGATGCAGCGGTGATGGAGAGTAAGATTTATTTACCGCCAGTCTTGATTTTAGTTCCAGCTAAAAATGAAAGTTCAGTCTTGGCTAATCTAGTTGACAGTCTATACCAATTGAATTATCCCAGCAATTCCCTAGATATCTGGATTGTTGATGATGGTAGCACCGATGAAACCCCAGAGATATTGAGGGAATTACAAACTCAATTTCCATCTTTGCAAGTTCATCGACGGGAATCAAAAGGTGGTAAATCAGGGGCGTTGAATGCGGTGTTTCCCTTTACCCAAGGGGAGATTATTCTAGTCTGCGATGCAGATGCTCAATTACCTGTCAATTTTCTCCAGCAAACAGTACCTTTGTTTCAGAAGCAAGCGATCGGTGCAGTGCAAGTGCGAAAAACGATTTCTAATGCTAATACCAATTTCTTAACCCGTTGCCAGCAGATGGAAATGTGCTGTGATAGCTTTCTGCAAACCCATCGCATTGCTATTGGTGGTATGTCTGAACTGCGCGGTAATGGGATGTTAGTTCGTCGGGAATTGTTAGAAAAGTGTCAAGGTTGGAATGAGAACACTGTCACCGATGATTTGGATCTTTGCTTCAAACTCTATTTAGCAGGTGCAGAAATTGAGTTTGTTACAGTTCCATCAATTCAGGAAGAAAGTGTAACTAGTTGGGAGAAACTTTGGCATCAACGTTGTCGTTGGGCTGAAGGTGGCTATCAGCGTTACCTAGATTATTTCCCGCAAATTCTTACTTTAGGTTGGGCGAAAGAAATTGATTTACTATTGTTTTTTTTATTACAATTTCTTCTACCAATTGGACTAATACCCGATTTACTTTGGACAATATTTTATAGTCATCATCCAGTTCTATTTCCACTGCAAACACTACTCAGCATCATTTTGACAATTGCCTTTATTGCTGGACTTTACCAATTTCAAAATTTACGAGGATGGTCTTTGCTTTGGGCAACAATTCAAGGATCATTCTACATGGTGCATTGGATTCCTGTGATGATTGTGACGACTTTAAAGATGTGTGTGCAAAAAGAGCGATCGCACTGGGTTAAAACTGAGCATCATGGTAGAATGGATTGA
- the glgX gene encoding glycogen debranching protein GlgX, producing the protein MYVAVWPGNVYPLGANWDGKGTNFALFSENATGVELCLFDADNHEIRLPLTEKNNFVWHAYLPGVGPGQRYGFRVHGPWAPELGHRFNPNKLLIDPYAKAIDGEISDTAAIFGYSLDAPEQDLAFSDLDNAEIMPKCIVVDQSFDWGDDKLLSIPWHETIIYETHVRGFTKLHPEIPEELRGTYAGLAHPVAIQYLQQLGITSVELMPVHHFLSSPGFLVNKGLKNYWGYDSINYFTPYSGYSANGSVGQQVTEFKQMVKDLHSAGIEVILDVVYNHTGEGNHLGPTLSLRGIDNAVYYRLVKDNSRYYMDFTGCGNSLNVRHAQVLKLIMDSLRYWVTEMHIDGFRFDLASALARELYEVDSLAAFFDIIHQDPVLADVKLIAEPWDLGEGGYQVGNFPLRWSEWNGRYRDTVRDFWRGEDDSLGQFAYCFTGSPDLYQANGRNPSASINFITAHDGFTLNDLVSYNEKHNQDNGEDSRDGESHNRSWNCGVEGETNDPDVIRLRQRQRRNFLATLMLSQGIPMLLGGDEIGCTQKGNNNVYCQDNEIAWRDWSLQKSNSELLDFARELIYFRHQHPVFRRRKWFQGRPIHGFGISDIGWFNDDGSEMTEKQWLVSYAKAMEIFLNGEGIVTPGRRGERIIDESFLLFFNAHYETIEFALPNVFQDREWEIVIDTNEPRFLSPGKLVMGEQTVPVTDRSLIVLRRLAS; encoded by the coding sequence ATGTATGTAGCTGTATGGCCTGGGAATGTATATCCCTTGGGTGCTAATTGGGATGGAAAAGGTACAAATTTTGCTTTGTTTTCGGAAAATGCAACAGGTGTAGAACTTTGTTTATTTGATGCTGATAATCATGAAATTCGCTTGCCTTTAACAGAAAAAAATAATTTTGTTTGGCACGCTTATCTACCAGGAGTAGGTCCTGGGCAACGCTATGGATTTAGAGTACATGGCCCTTGGGCCCCAGAACTTGGTCATCGCTTTAACCCTAATAAACTATTAATTGATCCCTATGCCAAGGCAATTGATGGGGAAATTAGCGATACCGCAGCTATTTTTGGCTACTCTTTAGATGCGCCAGAGCAAGACCTAGCTTTTTCCGATTTAGATAATGCCGAAATTATGCCGAAGTGTATTGTTGTCGATCAGTCTTTTGATTGGGGAGATGACAAACTACTTTCTATACCGTGGCACGAAACTATTATTTATGAAACTCACGTTAGAGGTTTTACTAAATTACACCCAGAAATTCCAGAAGAATTACGTGGTACCTATGCAGGGCTGGCACATCCAGTTGCTATTCAATATCTACAACAACTAGGAATCACATCTGTGGAATTGATGCCTGTGCATCACTTTTTATCTTCTCCAGGATTTCTGGTAAATAAAGGACTGAAAAACTATTGGGGTTACGATTCCATTAATTATTTCACCCCCTATTCTGGTTACAGTGCTAATGGCTCAGTCGGACAACAAGTGACCGAGTTTAAGCAGATGGTCAAGGACTTACACTCTGCTGGCATTGAAGTAATTTTAGATGTAGTTTATAACCACACTGGCGAAGGCAATCATTTAGGGCCAACATTATCGCTACGAGGCATCGATAATGCTGTGTACTATCGCTTGGTCAAAGATAATTCTCGCTACTACATGGACTTCACAGGCTGCGGCAACTCTCTAAATGTGCGTCATGCCCAAGTTCTGAAGTTAATCATGGATAGCCTGCGCTATTGGGTAACAGAAATGCATATTGATGGCTTTCGGTTTGATTTAGCTTCGGCATTAGCGCGAGAACTATATGAAGTAGATAGTCTCGCAGCTTTTTTTGATATTATTCATCAAGATCCAGTTCTGGCAGATGTAAAGCTAATTGCTGAACCTTGGGATTTAGGAGAAGGTGGTTATCAAGTTGGCAATTTTCCTTTACGTTGGTCTGAATGGAATGGCAGATATCGTGATACTGTAAGGGATTTTTGGCGTGGTGAGGATGATAGCCTCGGACAATTTGCTTACTGTTTTACTGGTAGCCCTGACCTTTACCAAGCAAACGGGCGTAATCCCAGTGCCAGTATTAATTTCATCACTGCTCATGATGGCTTCACGCTCAATGATTTGGTCAGCTATAACGAAAAACATAATCAGGACAACGGCGAAGATAGCCGGGATGGGGAAAGCCATAACCGCTCTTGGAATTGTGGTGTAGAAGGAGAAACTAATGACCCAGATGTAATCCGCTTACGGCAACGTCAGCGACGCAACTTTTTAGCAACTCTAATGCTGTCTCAAGGCATACCTATGCTATTAGGAGGAGATGAAATTGGTTGCACTCAGAAGGGTAACAACAATGTATACTGCCAAGATAATGAAATTGCCTGGCGTGATTGGAGTTTACAAAAGTCTAATTCCGAACTACTAGATTTTGCCCGCGAACTGATTTATTTTCGTCATCAGCATCCAGTATTTCGGCGGCGTAAGTGGTTTCAAGGCCGTCCTATTCACGGTTTTGGGATCAGTGATATTGGTTGGTTTAATGACGATGGCAGCGAAATGACTGAAAAGCAGTGGCTAGTTAGTTATGCCAAAGCTATGGAAATTTTCTTGAATGGCGAAGGCATTGTTACTCCTGGCCGCCGTGGTGAACGGATTATTGATGAAAGCTTTTTGCTATTTTTTAATGCTCACTACGAAACGATTGAGTTTGCTTTACCCAATGTTTTCCAGGATAGGGAATGGGAAATAGTTATTGACACCAACGAACCTCGCTTCCTTAGCCCAGGAAAGTTGGTTATGGGTGAGCAAACTGTGCCAGTTACAGATCGCTCTCTCATAGTGTTACGTCGTCTTGCTTCATAA
- a CDS encoding M48 family metalloprotease: MNQAILRSNTTQLNPFIFPSETDSRFLLLVVAVVGITVVLVDAIAGGILKLSVLLSFLFAIAVTLFVFIWAWYQAKWYANSKIIKQGWKDFPPSSQDPKEANSLQQLADYVQAIVETLPNVKATNPRFIWDDTSQGCDRPTGMAFGFGKQKLVCLRKGLYTAFLLLPNSFIAVVLHELGHIANRDVNKTIFAIALTQCFFPVALTILLLFNAYVVLSIVKDLISGQTLASVWEGIPLIVEINIKTILLLLLVEVIRNSILKVREYYADACAKQWLGSANPLIELLSEKNSSSGRSEIKDFGKQVLLVISQMQQNGLQQAAFSLWNLIEKQFHTKFAPLHPTNRERITALMDTRQLFRLNYEVAFISGLLTGLALNASFIMATAMGQLGEVVHWISHAIQDINDRTIVLIAFIIVKALLLIYLLIIAFLVTAFGLLPVTTTVGLQLQAAAFADKADFSEERLLSPMKLVYLSLVLGFGFVLGCLLVPIPNTFSLWRVSILTLILYILGWAGVFFVWMMPLKWLSGKLYTMHTGNDVPKSKRRWLLILSAIALLPLFVVMSVIQILSVRSLSPELVPINNIEIFFVVLCFFLGFVLQGLVWVFGWLIFLKKGWLHQSHQHRYIWAELPNPISLPPLPLPVDDDTVPEV, from the coding sequence ATGAACCAGGCTATTCTTCGCTCTAATACAACTCAACTTAATCCTTTTATTTTTCCGTCAGAGACAGATTCTCGTTTTTTGCTATTAGTCGTTGCTGTTGTTGGTATCACAGTAGTTTTAGTCGATGCTATTGCCGGAGGAATATTAAAATTAAGTGTATTACTGTCATTTTTATTTGCTATAGCAGTTACACTCTTTGTTTTTATATGGGCATGGTATCAAGCAAAATGGTATGCAAATAGCAAGATTATAAAACAGGGTTGGAAAGATTTTCCACCTTCAAGCCAAGACCCCAAGGAAGCTAATTCTCTACAACAGTTAGCAGACTATGTTCAAGCAATTGTAGAAACCCTTCCGAATGTAAAAGCAACAAATCCTAGATTTATTTGGGATGATACAAGTCAAGGTTGCGATCGCCCGACTGGAATGGCTTTTGGATTTGGTAAACAAAAGCTTGTTTGTCTTAGAAAAGGTCTGTATACAGCATTTCTTCTGTTACCAAATTCATTTATTGCAGTTGTTCTCCATGAACTGGGTCACATAGCTAATAGAGATGTGAATAAAACTATTTTTGCTATTGCTCTGACTCAATGTTTTTTTCCTGTGGCATTGACTATTCTATTACTGTTCAATGCCTATGTTGTTTTATCTATAGTTAAAGACTTAATTTCAGGACAAACACTTGCTTCTGTTTGGGAAGGAATACCATTGATTGTAGAAATTAATATTAAAACAATTTTACTATTGTTGTTAGTCGAAGTAATTCGTAATAGTATCTTGAAAGTTAGAGAATATTACGCCGATGCATGTGCTAAACAATGGCTTGGAAGCGCAAACCCATTGATTGAACTCCTGTCTGAGAAGAATTCTTCTTCGGGCAGAAGTGAAATTAAGGATTTTGGCAAGCAAGTTTTACTCGTCATATCTCAAATGCAACAGAATGGTTTACAGCAAGCTGCATTTTCACTGTGGAATCTTATCGAAAAACAATTCCATACAAAATTTGCACCACTTCATCCAACCAATCGGGAACGCATTACTGCTTTAATGGATACCCGTCAGCTTTTCAGACTCAATTATGAAGTTGCTTTTATTTCAGGCCTTCTAACCGGGCTAGCGCTCAACGCCAGTTTTATTATGGCAACTGCAATGGGTCAGCTTGGGGAAGTTGTGCATTGGATTAGTCACGCAATACAAGACATTAACGATCGAACAATCGTCTTAATAGCATTTATTATTGTTAAGGCACTTTTATTAATATATTTATTGATTATTGCTTTTCTCGTCACGGCTTTTGGCTTGCTTCCAGTTACCACTACTGTTGGTCTTCAACTCCAAGCAGCTGCCTTTGCTGACAAGGCTGATTTTTCTGAAGAACGTTTACTTTCACCAATGAAACTAGTGTATTTATCGTTGGTATTGGGATTTGGTTTTGTTTTGGGGTGTCTTCTAGTACCTATACCTAATACTTTTTCATTGTGGAGAGTTTCAATATTAACTCTGATTCTCTATATTCTGGGATGGGCTGGTGTGTTTTTCGTGTGGATGATGCCGTTAAAATGGTTATCTGGCAAGTTATATACAATGCACACTGGAAATGACGTTCCAAAGAGCAAACGACGTTGGTTGTTAATCCTCTCGGCAATTGCCCTCTTGCCTTTGTTTGTAGTGATGAGTGTAATACAAATATTAAGCGTTCGTTCGCTTTCACCAGAACTTGTTCCTATCAATAATATTGAAATTTTCTTTGTAGTTTTATGCTTTTTTTTAGGGTTTGTCTTACAAGGACTAGTTTGGGTTTTTGGTTGGCTTATTTTTTTAAAAAAGGGCTGGTTACATCAATCTCATCAGCACAGATATATTTGGGCCGAATTACCCAACCCAATATCATTACCACCACTGCCACTGCCAGTTGACGATGATACTGTACCAGAAGTTTAA
- a CDS encoding glycosyltransferase, translating into MHIGFLNPQGNFDSNNSHITKHPDFGGQLIYVKQVAIAIAEKGHKVDILTRQIIDPEWPEFAQAFDTYPGIDNVRIIRLPAGPKEFLPKESLWTHLISDWVPNILKFYQQQGGLPDAMTAHYADGGLCGVLIEQDTGIPFTFTAHSLGAQKMDKLEVTSENLLEIDEQFHFKYRILAERLSMNRSVVNITSTRQERFQQYSHRVYRSAVDVDNDNRFAVIPPGADFSIFGAKARSENEKATEEFIQERLARDIEEARRDLPVIVASSRLELKKNILGLVQAFAISPTLQERANLMLLTGGLDNPLREEASDSIAEEVLAPIREVVKENDLWGKISAFGLLDQSQESLAAAYRFMVKRRSVFALTALYEPFGLAPLEAAVAGLPVVATKNGGPSESLRQGNKEYGILVDPEDPADIARGLERVLCDAQEWDYFAQAGQQRVLKTYSWESTAENYLTLLEQILSLPETRPRAELLPIHPYFRNPESQTDISLEELSDLYFGSNQKVLST; encoded by the coding sequence ATGCACATTGGATTTCTCAACCCTCAAGGCAATTTTGATTCAAACAATAGTCACATAACCAAACACCCAGATTTTGGGGGTCAACTGATTTACGTTAAGCAAGTCGCCATAGCTATAGCCGAAAAGGGACACAAAGTTGATATTCTCACCCGTCAAATTATTGACCCGGAATGGCCAGAATTTGCCCAGGCGTTTGACACTTATCCAGGAATCGATAACGTCCGCATTATCCGCTTGCCAGCTGGGCCAAAAGAATTTCTTCCCAAAGAGTCGTTATGGACTCATCTGATTAGTGATTGGGTACCCAACATCTTGAAATTCTATCAACAACAAGGTGGCTTACCCGATGCTATGACTGCTCACTATGCCGATGGAGGGCTGTGTGGCGTTCTAATTGAACAGGATACAGGCATACCTTTTACCTTTACTGCTCATTCTCTTGGTGCCCAAAAGATGGACAAGCTGGAAGTCACTTCCGAGAACTTGTTAGAAATAGATGAGCAATTCCATTTTAAATATCGCATCCTAGCCGAACGCTTGAGCATGAATCGCTCGGTCGTTAATATCACCAGTACACGACAAGAACGCTTTCAACAGTATTCTCATCGAGTCTATCGGAGTGCAGTAGATGTAGACAACGACAACCGCTTTGCGGTGATTCCACCAGGAGCAGATTTCTCGATTTTCGGTGCAAAGGCACGTTCCGAAAATGAGAAAGCAACTGAAGAGTTCATTCAGGAGCGATTGGCACGGGACATTGAAGAGGCACGTCGAGATTTGCCTGTCATCGTAGCATCCAGTCGATTAGAGCTTAAAAAAAACATATTAGGGCTAGTGCAAGCCTTCGCAATTAGTCCAACACTTCAGGAACGAGCTAACTTGATGTTACTTACAGGGGGACTGGACAATCCCTTACGAGAAGAGGCTAGTGATAGCATAGCTGAAGAGGTATTAGCCCCCATTCGAGAGGTGGTCAAGGAAAACGACTTGTGGGGCAAGATTAGTGCATTTGGCTTGTTAGATCAGTCTCAAGAGTCACTGGCAGCAGCCTATCGGTTTATGGTTAAACGCCGCTCGGTATTTGCGCTGACAGCACTTTACGAACCCTTTGGACTTGCTCCCTTAGAAGCAGCAGTTGCAGGTTTACCAGTGGTAGCAACCAAGAACGGTGGTCCTAGCGAAAGCTTGCGACAGGGAAATAAGGAATATGGCATACTCGTAGACCCAGAAGATCCTGCTGATATTGCACGAGGCTTGGAGCGGGTGCTATGTGATGCTCAAGAGTGGGACTATTTTGCCCAAGCTGGTCAGCAACGGGTTCTGAAAACGTACAGTTGGGAATCTACTGCTGAAAACTACCTGACTTTGCTTGAGCAAATTCTGTCTTTACCGGAAACCCGCCCTCGCGCCGAACTTCTACCCATCCATCCCTACTTTCGTAATCCAGAATCGCAGACCGATATTTCTTTGGAAGAATTAAGCGACCTCTACTTTGGATCTAACCAAAAGGTACTCAGTACATGA
- a CDS encoding transposase — MGLFPPGKGGGEEVAYGGKGKGILIHTLTEGNGMPLSNSTTQANGNEREQVLPLLDKVKLKTLKRGRPRKRLKVLAADKGYDSKEQRTKLRKRGIRPQIPKRNWKTKKNKGRSIKISAPRFQQERCFAWYQRKYRRLVVRWERRKVYFDAFIDLATIHIWIQRILLVG, encoded by the coding sequence ATGGGTCTTTTTCCCCCTGGGAAAGGTGGAGGTGAAGAAGTTGCCTATGGTGGCAAAGGAAAAGGTATATTAATACACACACTTACTGAGGGGAATGGAATGCCACTTTCTAACTCTACAACCCAAGCCAACGGGAACGAGAGGGAACAAGTACTACCCCTATTAGATAAAGTAAAATTAAAAACTTTAAAGCGCGGTAGACCACGCAAACGACTCAAGGTACTAGCTGCCGATAAAGGCTACGACTCTAAAGAACAACGTACTAAGTTACGTAAACGGGGCATTCGACCCCAAATACCAAAAAGAAACTGGAAAACAAAGAAAAACAAAGGCAGATCTATCAAAATTTCTGCACCAAGATTCCAGCAAGAGCGTTGTTTTGCTTGGTATCAAAGGAAATATCGTCGTTTAGTTGTACGCTGGGAGCGACGAAAGGTATATTTTGATGCATTTATTGACCTGGCTACTATACATATCTGGATTCAAAGAATATTATTAGTGGGATAG
- a CDS encoding ATP-grasp domain-containing protein: MNSKYNFQYFQGSSLSDLFAQDITDGSYGFILNYPATASWAAYPNRKKYFIQDGSSEASKTSFDKICQKEPWKNLAVLGDRIPGIVIIPPPKPLLEYWQEHFGFKHSNIEMMDCSTYLDDLSHSDRFDKLITLFPFDCLKPEKHAVTSDTHYRLLSKVTLEEIGVQCPKYKSYNLHQVNIVDIQLPQFPYLIKTSHGLSGEGTYIIKNPSDLNYCLEEINKYLDIKLLDTIIVSEFIKNEVQNYCVQFYVNKAGEITLIGTTGQLVTPEGNYLGGVIDYGKTDMSKFFEMIANVGDYAHKQGYFGVIGFDVLENQDGQFYAIDANFRVNGSTPLCLQRHTLLRLGKEVAKYSSSYRMEGTLESILITLKPELDRKDLIILSALEKAKYGKIYTELYAIVTGETIAQMQYIEQQLQTKGLQLLS; encoded by the coding sequence ATGAACTCAAAATATAACTTTCAATACTTTCAAGGCAGTTCTCTTTCTGACTTGTTTGCTCAAGATATCACAGATGGATCTTATGGATTTATCTTAAATTATCCTGCAACTGCGAGTTGGGCTGCTTATCCCAACCGGAAAAAATATTTTATTCAAGATGGCAGTAGTGAAGCCAGCAAAACCTCCTTCGATAAGATTTGTCAGAAAGAGCCTTGGAAAAATCTGGCTGTCTTAGGCGATCGCATTCCCGGAATTGTGATTATTCCGCCACCAAAGCCCCTGCTTGAATACTGGCAAGAGCATTTCGGATTCAAGCACTCCAATATTGAGATGATGGATTGCTCGACTTATCTAGACGATCTCAGCCACAGCGATCGCTTTGATAAACTCATCACTCTATTTCCTTTTGATTGCCTAAAACCTGAAAAACACGCTGTTACTTCAGACACCCATTACCGTTTACTCAGCAAAGTAACGCTAGAAGAAATAGGGGTGCAATGTCCAAAATATAAGAGCTACAATCTGCACCAAGTCAATATCGTAGACATTCAGCTACCACAATTTCCCTACTTAATTAAAACCTCCCACGGACTCTCAGGAGAAGGCACTTATATCATCAAAAATCCCAGCGATCTAAACTACTGCCTTGAAGAAATTAACAAATATCTTGATATTAAGTTGCTTGATACGATTATTGTCTCAGAGTTCATCAAGAATGAAGTACAGAATTACTGCGTACAGTTCTATGTCAACAAAGCCGGGGAGATAACTCTCATCGGCACTACTGGACAACTCGTCACTCCAGAAGGCAACTATTTAGGAGGAGTGATTGACTACGGCAAAACTGACATGAGCAAGTTCTTTGAAATGATTGCCAACGTTGGTGATTATGCTCACAAACAGGGATATTTCGGTGTGATTGGCTTTGATGTGCTGGAAAACCAAGACGGACAATTTTACGCGATCGATGCCAATTTCCGAGTTAATGGTTCTACTCCGTTGTGCTTGCAGCGTCATACTCTACTGCGACTGGGAAAAGAAGTAGCTAAATACTCCAGTAGCTACCGAATGGAGGGGACATTAGAATCAATCCTTATAACCTTGAAACCAGAATTAGACCGCAAAGACTTGATTATTTTATCGGCTTTAGAGAAGGCTAAGTACGGAAAAATATACACTGAACTTTATGCGATCGTTACTGGAGAAACTATCGCACAAATGCAGTATATTGAGCAGCAATTACAGACTAAAGGATTACAATTACTCTCTTAA
- a CDS encoding alpha/beta fold hydrolase, with the protein MPHNFLLIWLFQLLSVGILGGGIYILYEWYERELIGTSYLVAGLVMVLWTFGGRFISLPLLRRSGNQEPKFMRSKTVQRLPRPDGSVLQVEFFGPEDGQPIILSHGWGPNSTIWYYAKRQLSDRFRVIVWDLPGLGKSSKPKNNDHSLEKYARDLEAVVAIAGNKPVILLGHSMGGMINLTFCRLFPEQLGSRVAGLILVDTTYTNPVKTCIFSNLVRKLQKPLLEPLLYLTIVLWPIFWLMTWLSYFNGSLYISVELSGFTGTETRGQLNFAAFLSALGSPGVLARGTLAMLKFDEAQTLATINVPVLVMCGASDIATKPVASDRMKAELPYSERVTIKPGGHMALMEQNQQFSEAVSRFCAGCS; encoded by the coding sequence ATGCCTCATAATTTTCTACTTATATGGCTGTTTCAACTGCTATCCGTTGGGATACTTGGTGGGGGAATCTACATTCTCTATGAGTGGTACGAACGAGAACTTATAGGAACTTCCTATTTAGTAGCTGGACTAGTAATGGTTCTGTGGACTTTTGGCGGCCGTTTTATCAGCTTGCCACTGCTGCGTCGTTCTGGAAATCAGGAACCTAAGTTTATGCGTAGTAAGACCGTGCAACGGTTGCCACGCCCTGATGGGAGCGTGTTACAAGTTGAGTTTTTTGGCCCTGAAGATGGTCAACCAATTATCTTGTCACATGGTTGGGGGCCAAACAGTACTATATGGTATTATGCCAAACGACAATTAAGCGATCGCTTCCGAGTAATTGTTTGGGATCTACCAGGGTTAGGAAAATCCTCTAAACCGAAAAATAACGATCACTCCCTAGAAAAATATGCCCGTGACTTAGAAGCTGTTGTTGCGATAGCTGGGAATAAACCTGTTATCCTGCTAGGGCACAGTATGGGTGGGATGATTAACCTAACATTCTGTCGCCTGTTTCCAGAGCAATTAGGTAGTCGGGTGGCTGGCTTAATTCTTGTAGATACTACTTATACCAATCCGGTTAAAACTTGCATATTTAGCAATCTGGTACGGAAATTGCAGAAACCGCTACTCGAACCTTTGTTATACCTGACTATTGTGCTGTGGCCAATTTTTTGGTTGATGACTTGGCTTTCGTATTTCAATGGTTCGCTGTATATCAGCGTAGAACTATCTGGATTTACGGGTACTGAAACACGCGGTCAACTCAATTTTGCCGCTTTTTTATCAGCATTGGGTTCGCCTGGTGTTTTGGCTCGTGGCACACTGGCAATGTTAAAGTTTGACGAAGCACAAACACTCGCAACTATTAACGTGCCTGTATTGGTCATGTGTGGGGCTTCAGATATAGCAACTAAACCTGTGGCAAGCGATCGCATGAAAGCAGAATTACCTTACTCTGAAAGAGTCACCATCAAACCAGGCGGACACATGGCATTGATGGAACAAAATCAGCAGTTTAGCGAAGCAGTAAGCAGATTTTGTGCTGGCTGCTCATAG
- a CDS encoding YybH family protein, whose translation MMKQRQASIYKYTQLLWSVLLVLVIWNLPQYALADVNPQEINAIIRTRDIALQAINTRDFTKIQPYLHPNFTITTVDNQIFHEVPEFEKYWNQQFSSSIKDIKMQLKGDTLRTFLTPDIDVASGEAIASFSFKDGKAADMALRWTAVLQKLQDKWTIQSLHFSSNLLNNPVLNAAQQLGRILAVAAGVGGFVLGAVTMLLLRRRTKPRTERI comes from the coding sequence ATGATGAAACAGAGACAGGCAAGTATATACAAATACACTCAGCTACTTTGGAGTGTTTTGTTAGTGCTGGTAATTTGGAATCTACCTCAATACGCTCTGGCAGATGTCAACCCACAGGAGATAAATGCAATTATTCGCACGCGGGACATTGCCCTGCAAGCCATAAACACTCGCGATTTTACCAAAATACAACCTTACTTGCACCCAAACTTCACAATTACAACAGTTGATAACCAGATTTTTCATGAAGTTCCTGAGTTTGAAAAGTACTGGAATCAGCAGTTTTCCAGTTCCATCAAAGATATCAAAATGCAACTGAAGGGAGATACTCTCAGAACATTTCTTACTCCAGATATAGATGTTGCCTCTGGAGAAGCGATCGCATCTTTCTCTTTCAAAGATGGCAAAGCAGCTGATATGGCGTTGCGATGGACAGCAGTGCTGCAAAAACTCCAAGATAAATGGACGATTCAATCGCTGCATTTTTCCTCAAATCTGCTGAATAACCCAGTGCTAAATGCTGCTCAACAATTGGGACGAATTCTAGCAGTTGCAGCAGGTGTAGGCGGTTTCGTTCTGGGAGCAGTGACGATGTTACTATTACGTCGCAGAACTAAGCCACGAACCGAAAGGATATAG
- a CDS encoding transposase — MYRLMAGRFEGLTDLEWKLFDDVFPQEPSKRGKGMPHAPYRHVLNSLLYILITGCRWCDLPKGDIWASKSSSHRWLKRWRTDGTFEHLQARILAIASEKGLINWQFGAVDGSFSPWERWR, encoded by the coding sequence GTGTATCGATTGATGGCTGGGCGTTTTGAAGGATTAACTGACCTGGAATGGAAGCTCTTTGATGATGTATTTCCTCAAGAGCCATCTAAGCGTGGAAAAGGAATGCCTCATGCTCCGTATCGTCATGTACTAAATAGTTTGTTGTATATTCTAATTACTGGGTGTCGATGGTGTGATTTACCAAAGGGAGATATATGGGCATCCAAAAGCTCGTCTCATCGATGGTTAAAACGGTGGCGTACAGATGGAACATTTGAACATTTACAAGCACGTATATTAGCGATCGCTTCGGAGAAAGGACTCATCAACTGGCAGTTTGGAGCGGTTGATGGGTCTTTTTCCCCCTGGGAAAGGTGGAGGTGA